A stretch of the Porifericola rhodea genome encodes the following:
- a CDS encoding head GIN domain-containing protein: protein MRTLTLISLLLAACFGLHAQNIEQRKVERFEHIVFEGRGEMILSEGKMPALELEASDDVDMRRVKTYVRGNTLYITYDRDNDDVWDLYPKITAYVSYQELSSIKTEGIVDVISETPITHDTFRFVAEGMGKNKLQLEVDHLEVEIAGTADVVASGQAQRCQLLLDGTGKLDALELEAKNVDAEINGTGSLLVYATERLYVEANGFGAQVRYKGDPKDKVINKSGWVSVKRANE from the coding sequence ATGAGAACATTAACCCTAATCAGTTTACTACTGGCCGCTTGCTTTGGGCTACACGCCCAGAATATAGAGCAGCGGAAGGTAGAAAGGTTTGAGCACATTGTTTTTGAAGGTAGAGGAGAGATGATCCTCAGCGAAGGTAAAATGCCAGCTCTGGAACTGGAAGCTAGTGATGATGTTGATATGCGAAGGGTAAAAACGTATGTCCGTGGCAATACCCTTTACATCACCTATGACCGTGATAATGATGATGTATGGGATCTTTACCCAAAAATTACGGCCTATGTTTCTTATCAGGAGTTAAGTAGTATTAAAACAGAAGGAATTGTAGATGTAATTAGTGAAACTCCTATCACTCATGATACTTTTCGCTTTGTAGCCGAAGGTATGGGCAAAAACAAACTTCAGTTAGAGGTAGACCACCTTGAAGTAGAGATTGCTGGTACAGCAGATGTGGTGGCATCGGGGCAGGCTCAGCGCTGTCAGCTACTGCTGGACGGTACAGGCAAGCTGGATGCTTTAGAGCTAGAAGCCAAAAATGTTGATGCTGAGATTAATGGTACAGGCTCACTATTGGTATATGCTACCGAGCGTCTGTATGTAGAGGCAAATGGCTTTGGCGCTCAGGTAAGATATAAAGGCGATCCAAAAGACAAAGTAATAAACAAGTCAGGTTGGGTTTCTGTAAAGAGAGCAAATGAGTAG
- a CDS encoding TrpB-like pyridoxal phosphate-dependent enzyme has protein sequence MLEQRKVTLDEKEMPDKWYNIVADMPNKPLPPLNPATREPIGPEALAPLFPSELIKQEVSTEKWIDIPDEVRNLYSIWRPTPLFRARGLEKLLDTPAKIYYKYEGVSPSGSHKPNTAIAQAYYNKQEGVKRITTETGAGQWGSALSFACRHFGIECEVYMVKISYHQKPYRKLMMNTWGANVVASPSDKTQAGRDILAKNPDSPGSLGIAISEAVELAANDEHTKYALGSVLNHVLTHQTIIGEEAIKQMEKAGDLPDIVVAPFGGGSNFAGLAFPFMRLNLEEGKKIRCIASEPASCPKLTKGVFRYDFGDSVGMTPLLPMYTLGHNFVPAPIHAGGLRYHGAGVIVSQLLKDKLMEARSHHQLECFEAGVKFAQAEGIIPAPEANHAIATVIAEAEKAKVEGKSKTILFNLCGHGNFDMAAYENYLSGRLIEHELTDDEIQSSLSQLDTPTVD, from the coding sequence ATGCTAGAACAAAGGAAAGTAACGCTGGACGAAAAGGAGATGCCTGATAAGTGGTACAATATTGTGGCGGATATGCCTAATAAACCACTACCTCCGCTAAATCCAGCTACCAGAGAGCCAATTGGCCCTGAAGCCCTGGCTCCTCTTTTCCCTTCTGAACTCATTAAGCAAGAAGTATCTACAGAAAAGTGGATTGACATCCCTGACGAAGTTAGAAACCTATATAGTATCTGGCGGCCTACTCCCCTCTTTCGTGCCCGCGGACTGGAAAAGCTGCTGGATACTCCTGCCAAAATCTATTACAAATACGAGGGCGTGAGCCCCTCTGGCTCTCATAAACCCAATACTGCAATCGCCCAGGCTTATTATAACAAGCAGGAAGGAGTAAAGCGTATTACTACCGAAACAGGCGCCGGACAATGGGGAAGTGCCTTAAGCTTTGCCTGTCGTCATTTTGGAATAGAGTGCGAGGTCTATATGGTAAAAATCAGCTACCACCAGAAGCCCTACCGTAAACTGATGATGAACACCTGGGGCGCTAATGTAGTGGCTTCTCCCAGCGATAAAACACAAGCAGGGCGTGATATTCTAGCAAAAAACCCTGACTCTCCCGGCAGCCTGGGTATTGCCATCTCTGAAGCAGTAGAGCTTGCCGCAAATGATGAGCACACGAAATACGCACTGGGCAGTGTACTTAACCACGTTCTTACTCACCAGACCATTATTGGTGAAGAAGCTATTAAACAGATGGAAAAAGCAGGTGATCTGCCCGATATAGTAGTAGCCCCATTTGGTGGTGGTTCTAACTTTGCCGGGCTGGCTTTTCCATTTATGCGTCTTAATCTGGAAGAGGGCAAAAAAATCAGGTGCATCGCCAGTGAGCCCGCTTCTTGTCCTAAGCTTACCAAGGGCGTATTCCGCTATGATTTTGGCGATAGTGTAGGTATGACTCCACTGCTACCTATGTATACCTTAGGGCACAATTTTGTTCCTGCTCCTATCCATGCCGGAGGCTTACGCTACCATGGTGCTGGAGTAATTGTAAGCCAGCTGCTTAAAGATAAGCTGATGGAAGCCCGCTCACATCACCAGCTAGAGTGTTTTGAAGCCGGAGTGAAATTTGCCCAGGCAGAAGGAATTATACCAGCGCCGGAAGCTAACCACGCTATAGCTACAGTAATAGCTGAGGCTGAAAAAGCGAAGGTAGAAGGAAAATCTAAAACAATCCTTTTCAACCTTTGTGGACATGGCAATTTTGATATGGCAGCTTACGAAAACTATCTTTCTGGTAGGCTGATAGAGCATGAGCTCACCGACGATGAAATACAGTCATCACTTTCTCAACTGGATACCCCTACTGTAGATTAA
- a CDS encoding DMT family transporter: MKNPFLLLTFASLFWAGNVVISKALATDVPPISLAFMRWSLALFIVIIFSWKKVKQDICIIRKQLLVLLSISFLGITAFNTMIYIALQDTTALNSLLLQSFLPVVVVLMSFAFFNEKLKKLQVVGILVSLLGTLTLVAKGSISTLAHTGLNRGDLWVIGAIVFYAGYTNLLRFRPQVHPLSFLATTFFLGVVMLLPFFLWEMSNTEPIVWNKDVFITVGYLGIFPSFVAYLFFNYGVSKVGGNIAGLFSHLIPLFGSLMAIFFLGETFYGYHAVGMLFTFSGIYLVIKDKIMLKPKSKRNKLV; this comes from the coding sequence ATGAAAAACCCTTTCCTGCTACTAACATTTGCCTCCCTGTTCTGGGCAGGCAATGTCGTAATCAGCAAAGCTTTGGCTACGGATGTTCCGCCTATCAGCCTTGCTTTTATGCGTTGGTCTCTGGCCCTCTTTATCGTTATTATATTTTCCTGGAAAAAGGTAAAGCAGGACATCTGTATTATACGTAAGCAACTTTTGGTTTTGCTCTCTATATCTTTTTTAGGCATTACTGCTTTCAACACCATGATTTACATTGCTCTGCAAGACACTACTGCGCTTAATAGTCTGCTGTTGCAATCTTTTTTGCCGGTAGTAGTAGTACTTATGTCTTTTGCGTTTTTTAATGAGAAGCTTAAAAAACTACAGGTTGTAGGCATACTGGTGTCGTTGTTGGGCACTTTAACTTTAGTGGCTAAGGGTAGCATCAGCACATTGGCTCACACAGGTTTAAACCGGGGAGATTTGTGGGTGATAGGCGCGATAGTCTTTTATGCGGGTTATACCAATCTACTCAGATTTAGGCCTCAAGTGCATCCCTTAAGCTTTTTAGCTACCACTTTCTTTTTGGGAGTTGTTATGCTTTTGCCCTTTTTTCTTTGGGAGATGTCAAATACAGAGCCTATTGTCTGGAATAAAGATGTATTTATTACTGTAGGGTATCTGGGGATATTTCCGTCATTTGTAGCTTATTTATTTTTCAACTATGGTGTGAGTAAAGTTGGAGGTAACATAGCAGGACTCTTCTCTCACCTTATTCCTTTGTTTGGAAGCCTGATGGCCATATTTTTTCTGGGAGAAACTTTCTATGGCTACCATGCTGTAGGAATGCTTTTTACGTTTAGCGGTATCTATCTGGTAATCAAAGATAAAATTATGCTTAAGCCAAAGTCAAAGAGAAACAAACTGGTTTAA
- a CDS encoding DJ-1/PfpI family protein produces the protein MAKKKILFFTGDYAEDYETMVPFQMLHMVGHEVHAVCPDKKKGDTIMTAIHDFDGYQTYSERQGHHFTLNATFDDINVKDYDALMIAGGRAPEYLRLDSRIIEATKYFAEANKPIAAVCHGIQILTAADVVRGKKLTAYPAVGPEVTLAGGEYVDVPATDAVVDGNLVTSPAWPGHSAFIAEFLKLLGTKIEL, from the coding sequence ATGGCCAAAAAAAAGATTCTCTTTTTCACAGGAGATTATGCTGAAGACTATGAAACCATGGTACCTTTTCAAATGCTGCACATGGTTGGGCATGAGGTGCACGCTGTATGCCCTGATAAGAAAAAAGGTGATACAATTATGACTGCTATTCATGATTTTGATGGGTATCAGACTTATTCAGAGCGCCAGGGGCACCATTTTACGCTTAATGCGACTTTTGATGATATTAATGTAAAAGACTATGATGCGTTAATGATTGCCGGAGGTAGAGCCCCTGAGTACCTTCGCCTGGATTCCAGAATTATTGAGGCGACTAAGTACTTTGCCGAAGCAAACAAACCTATAGCTGCTGTATGCCACGGTATACAGATACTTACCGCCGCGGATGTAGTAAGGGGTAAAAAGTTAACGGCTTATCCCGCAGTAGGGCCTGAAGTAACCCTTGCCGGAGGAGAATATGTAGATGTGCCAGCTACAGATGCTGTAGTTGATGGTAATCTGGTTACTTCGCCTGCATGGCCAGGCCATTCAGCTTTTATTGCAGAGTTTTTGAAGTTATTAGGTACAAAAATAGAGCTTTAA
- a CDS encoding cytochrome B, whose protein sequence is MYTGLLHLHSSLRYVVLILLIIAVVKAWMNWQGNKDFTAGDKKIYLFTFIASHIQLLIGLVLYFVSPIVDQVYTDFGAAMKNQVLRFWGVEHFVGMLLAIILITVGYSSSKKVADAIAKHKKIAIFYTIGLIIILVSIPWPFSSVARPWF, encoded by the coding sequence ATGTATACTGGTCTTTTACACTTACACTCAAGCCTACGTTATGTAGTACTTATTCTCCTGATCATTGCGGTAGTTAAAGCCTGGATGAACTGGCAGGGAAATAAAGATTTTACAGCAGGCGACAAGAAAATATACTTGTTTACATTTATTGCTTCACATATTCAGCTACTGATTGGCCTGGTGCTGTATTTCGTTAGCCCGATTGTAGATCAGGTGTATACGGATTTTGGTGCAGCCATGAAAAATCAGGTGCTACGATTTTGGGGTGTTGAGCATTTTGTAGGCATGCTGCTAGCGATTATCCTCATTACTGTAGGCTACTCATCATCTAAAAAAGTAGCAGATGCCATAGCCAAACACAAGAAAATCGCTATCTTTTATACAATAGGCTTAATTATCATTTTAGTGTCTATTCCCTGGCCATTTAGTAGTGTGGCCAGACCCTGGTTTTAA
- a CDS encoding TonB-dependent receptor plug domain-containing protein: MKKYKISLLACLVLFFGLSAFIWKDDPIQGLIDTIKNKLETYRVNYNSEKLYLHLDKSQYVAGETVWLKAYLVEAATNQPLPQDALLYVDILNEEGESIKQIKLAAQDGKAEASISLPDTLESGAYQLISYTDWMRNFDDAQFFRKNIRVWQARAEPSLGTTISDKYTSQLADLQFFPEGGDWVAGIHTRLAFKAIDKQGKSVDARGEIVDAEGNSILSFETTHEGMGAVEFIPEAGKNYTAVVSLADGSQEKYVLPQVKNQGYGLRVKEYADAEFIQVNIHTKGEGASPLLLAVVGNDKLLHTEKVMLEGESQIVKLAKNDLPAGINRITLSDTQGQPLAERLVFLHPEKQLQLKISTHEPDYLQREQVKLSIETFDAEGKPVAANLSMAVTDEELVPEDQEKRSLNAHLLLSSELKGHIEQPDYYFKDINAEKKEALSLVMMTHGWRRFNWYEELPQITQNRKNALSVDGKLEKDNGTPVENGEVILYVKDQPDIFLVEETDKNGYFSFEGFDYYDSVEFVIQGTTAKGRRDVKVLMDEAGFVPQWSEEAESVYADELVASTEKFVSRSANQASVEQSMQVGLKEMLLKEIVVQERRQEIVEPFRLHTRADVVIDASTLPVASSGNILESLQGRIPGVNILRSGMYDYRASIRGGGAPLYLIDGMPVDASALSTINQFDLDRVEVLKGPSAAIYGGRGGNGVIALYTKRGGPQYEEVEPSDHIILHSQRGYHKAREFYSPKYTADGKADLPDYRTTLYWNPNIQTKEDGKAMVSFYTADRNTSYRVLVNGLTNEGLAGSTAYSFKVEKPEEVSP, from the coding sequence ATGAAAAAATATAAAATAAGCCTACTTGCCTGTCTGGTCCTTTTCTTTGGACTATCGGCGTTTATATGGAAAGATGACCCCATACAGGGGCTGATTGATACTATAAAAAACAAGCTTGAGACCTATAGGGTCAACTACAATTCTGAAAAGCTATACCTTCACCTGGACAAGTCACAGTACGTGGCAGGCGAAACTGTATGGCTTAAGGCATATCTGGTAGAAGCTGCCACCAACCAGCCCCTTCCTCAAGATGCTCTTTTGTACGTTGATATACTGAATGAAGAAGGCGAAAGCATTAAGCAAATCAAGCTAGCTGCGCAGGATGGTAAAGCTGAGGCTAGCATTAGCTTGCCAGACACTTTGGAGTCAGGTGCTTACCAACTGATATCTTATACCGATTGGATGCGTAATTTTGATGATGCACAATTTTTTCGCAAAAATATTCGTGTGTGGCAGGCTAGAGCTGAACCTTCATTGGGTACTACAATTAGTGATAAGTATACGAGCCAGTTGGCTGACCTACAGTTTTTTCCTGAAGGAGGGGATTGGGTAGCTGGCATTCATACCCGGCTAGCATTTAAAGCTATTGATAAGCAAGGTAAGAGTGTAGATGCAAGAGGTGAAATAGTGGATGCTGAAGGTAACTCTATACTTAGTTTTGAAACGACACATGAGGGTATGGGAGCGGTAGAATTTATCCCTGAAGCGGGTAAAAACTATACTGCTGTAGTAAGTTTAGCTGACGGAAGCCAGGAGAAATACGTTCTTCCGCAAGTCAAAAATCAGGGTTATGGCTTGCGGGTTAAAGAATACGCTGATGCAGAGTTTATTCAGGTCAACATACATACTAAAGGAGAAGGGGCCTCTCCGCTACTTCTTGCAGTAGTTGGAAACGACAAACTCCTCCATACAGAAAAAGTGATGCTGGAAGGTGAAAGTCAAATTGTGAAACTTGCCAAAAATGATCTGCCAGCAGGTATTAACCGCATTACTTTATCTGATACACAAGGACAGCCACTGGCAGAAAGACTGGTGTTTTTACATCCGGAAAAGCAACTACAACTTAAGATTAGCACGCATGAACCTGACTATCTGCAAAGAGAGCAGGTAAAACTAAGTATTGAGACTTTTGATGCTGAAGGTAAGCCAGTAGCAGCTAATTTGTCAATGGCTGTTACTGATGAGGAACTGGTGCCTGAAGATCAGGAAAAAAGAAGCTTGAACGCTCATTTGTTGCTTAGCTCAGAGCTAAAAGGCCATATTGAGCAGCCGGATTACTATTTTAAAGATATAAATGCAGAGAAAAAAGAGGCACTTTCGCTGGTGATGATGACGCATGGCTGGCGTAGATTTAACTGGTATGAAGAGCTGCCTCAAATTACTCAAAACCGTAAAAATGCGCTTTCTGTAGATGGTAAGCTGGAAAAAGACAATGGCACCCCCGTAGAGAACGGTGAGGTAATTCTGTATGTTAAAGATCAGCCAGATATATTTTTAGTAGAAGAAACTGACAAAAACGGATATTTCTCTTTTGAAGGATTTGACTATTACGATAGCGTAGAGTTTGTGATCCAGGGTACCACTGCTAAAGGTAGACGAGATGTAAAAGTACTGATGGATGAAGCTGGCTTTGTACCTCAGTGGAGTGAAGAAGCTGAAAGTGTATATGCCGATGAACTAGTGGCAAGTACAGAAAAGTTTGTAAGCCGCAGCGCTAACCAGGCTTCGGTAGAGCAGTCAATGCAGGTAGGTCTGAAAGAAATGCTTCTTAAAGAAATTGTGGTGCAGGAAAGGCGACAAGAAATAGTAGAGCCCTTCAGGTTGCATACCCGGGCAGATGTGGTGATAGACGCAAGTACGCTTCCGGTTGCTTCTTCAGGAAATATACTGGAATCTTTACAAGGTAGAATTCCGGGAGTAAATATATTGAGATCAGGTATGTATGATTATCGGGCTTCTATCAGAGGAGGAGGTGCTCCACTTTACCTGATTGATGGTATGCCTGTAGATGCTTCGGCACTTTCAACCATTAACCAGTTTGATCTTGATAGAGTTGAAGTTCTAAAAGGCCCATCGGCAGCGATATACGGTGGCCGAGGAGGTAATGGTGTTATTGCTCTTTATACCAAAAGAGGCGGGCCACAATACGAAGAGGTAGAACCCTCAGACCATATCATATTACATTCTCAGAGGGGCTACCATAAAGCCAGAGAGTTTTATTCGCCTAAGTATACTGCGGATGGTAAGGCAGACCTGCCCGACTATCGTACTACATTGTACTGGAACCCTAACATCCAAACCAAGGAAGATGGAAAAGCGATGGTTAGCTTCTATACCGCAGACAGAAATACAAGCTACAGAGTGCTGGTCAATGGTCTGACAAACGAAGGCCTGGCAGGTAGTACAGCATACTCCTTTAAAGTGGAAAAGCCTGAGGAAGTTTCGCCCTAA
- a CDS encoding YihY/virulence factor BrkB family protein translates to MKFLQTRWKRLKKTLAFKIIGDIVKGFEHDHPMLYSASIAFYMIFSMPALLIFTVLIAGTIFGEQAAQGQLFYYMEDFVGTQSAEQIQNIIKNAAIDEAGYIARIIGIATLTFSATTVFVNVQLALNEIWGVRAKPQKGWLKLIIDRLFSFVIIIILGVLLITSILVDTILDSYQDLLTRIFSDYTIYLLQLVSKVVSTTIVTVVFAIMFKLLPDAKVRWKDVWVGAIFTTVLFVIGKELIGIYLGNSSFSSTYGAAGSLVIILVWIYYSAVIFLIGAEFTKAYSQRVGKEIKPKKNAVKVVKKEIEREVREV, encoded by the coding sequence ATGAAATTTTTGCAAACGCGGTGGAAGCGGCTCAAGAAAACGTTAGCCTTCAAGATTATCGGTGATATAGTGAAGGGGTTTGAACATGACCACCCTATGCTATACAGCGCTTCTATTGCTTTCTATATGATATTTTCTATGCCAGCTCTGCTTATTTTTACAGTGCTGATTGCCGGTACTATTTTTGGCGAACAGGCAGCTCAAGGGCAGTTATTCTATTATATGGAGGACTTTGTAGGCACCCAGAGCGCTGAACAAATTCAGAATATCATTAAAAATGCTGCAATAGACGAGGCCGGATATATTGCCAGAATAATTGGTATCGCTACACTTACCTTTAGTGCAACTACTGTTTTTGTAAACGTACAACTGGCACTAAACGAGATTTGGGGCGTACGTGCCAAACCTCAAAAAGGCTGGCTTAAGCTCATTATTGACCGGCTTTTTTCTTTCGTAATTATCATTATTCTGGGGGTGTTGCTCATCACCTCTATACTGGTAGATACAATATTAGATAGCTATCAGGACTTGCTTACCCGTATTTTTTCAGATTATACAATTTACCTTCTCCAGCTAGTTAGTAAAGTGGTTTCTACTACTATCGTTACTGTTGTGTTTGCAATTATGTTCAAGTTACTACCCGATGCTAAAGTACGATGGAAAGATGTGTGGGTAGGTGCAATTTTTACTACAGTTTTGTTTGTTATTGGTAAAGAGCTGATCGGTATTTATCTAGGTAACAGTAGTTTTTCTTCTACATATGGTGCAGCGGGTTCACTGGTTATTATATTGGTGTGGATCTACTATTCCGCGGTAATTTTTCTTATAGGAGCAGAGTTTACTAAAGCCTACTCGCAGCGAGTAGGTAAAGAAATAAAGCCTAAAAAGAATGCTGTTAAGGTTGTAAAAAAAGAGATAGAGCGGGAGGTTAGAGAGGTCTGA
- a CDS encoding cytochrome-c peroxidase, which translates to MSSKLLHYLPLFGLLLIFISCADTGQKDNVSSSEAVKALHVKKVRRLLKNSAHLDSLLRHGAEEAEVQEAFKQTRLAYKHTETLLEYYNPELAKKLNGPAIDKHDLHAAERKVWHATGFQVVEETIFPEYDQALQKEAATQMGILHGFLRVYQNDLEGLLLSDSNIFEALRLELLRIMSLGISGFDSPVAFYSLEEAKAALQGMEDILDIYFQYKAQDSSVHKLKKQFEDAKSYLTQNDNFDEFNHLTFIKEHIDAISQELYAFQKLVEVPNNSWATAINLEEGSFFSPNTFNTDFFAPPFNRNNKPEVVALGKVLFNEPMLSGNNSRSCASCHQADKAFSDGMKKSMTLDGHSEIQRNAPTIINSTFQRLQFYDSRMNFLEGQIADVVANPEEMHGSVEEAASKLAMHKEYRDLFAEAFDEDSITAKNLQRAIAAYVRSLNGLNAPFDQYMRGDTSAMTKAQIHGFNLFMGKAKCATCHFLPLFNGTVPPAYLDTESEVLGVPAESDTANAVVDPDLGKYEIYGGELLKFAFKTPTVRNAALTAPYMHNGVYATLEEVIDFYNRGGGAGIGIALEHQTLPPDPLNLSQQEQQDLVSFLHALTDTTGLTAPPKAIVVPQNIALKR; encoded by the coding sequence ATGAGTTCAAAATTGCTACACTACCTACCCTTATTTGGCCTATTATTAATTTTTATAAGCTGTGCAGACACAGGGCAAAAAGACAATGTCAGTAGCAGCGAAGCCGTCAAAGCGCTACACGTTAAAAAGGTGCGCCGATTACTAAAAAACAGTGCCCATTTAGACAGCCTGCTCAGGCATGGAGCCGAAGAAGCTGAAGTACAGGAAGCCTTCAAACAAACCCGCCTGGCTTACAAACATACTGAGACTCTGCTGGAGTACTATAATCCTGAACTTGCCAAGAAGCTTAATGGCCCTGCCATTGACAAGCATGACCTCCATGCTGCCGAAAGAAAAGTGTGGCATGCTACAGGTTTTCAGGTAGTAGAAGAGACTATTTTTCCCGAATATGATCAAGCTTTGCAGAAAGAAGCAGCTACACAAATGGGTATCCTCCACGGCTTTCTCAGGGTGTACCAAAATGACCTTGAAGGACTTTTACTCTCGGATAGTAATATCTTTGAAGCTCTGCGTCTGGAGCTCCTGCGTATTATGAGCCTTGGCATTAGCGGTTTTGATTCACCAGTAGCTTTTTACTCGCTGGAAGAAGCTAAAGCAGCCCTGCAGGGGATGGAAGACATTCTGGATATCTACTTTCAGTACAAAGCCCAGGACTCCAGCGTACATAAACTGAAAAAGCAATTTGAAGATGCTAAAAGCTACTTGACACAAAACGATAATTTTGACGAATTTAATCATCTTACCTTTATTAAAGAGCATATAGATGCTATCTCGCAGGAGTTGTATGCATTTCAGAAGTTAGTAGAGGTACCCAACAATAGCTGGGCAACGGCCATTAATCTGGAAGAAGGATCATTTTTCAGCCCCAACACCTTCAATACTGATTTTTTTGCTCCACCCTTTAATAGAAATAACAAACCTGAAGTGGTAGCCCTGGGCAAAGTTCTTTTTAACGAGCCTATGCTTTCAGGGAACAACAGCCGCTCCTGCGCCTCCTGCCATCAGGCTGATAAAGCCTTTAGCGATGGTATGAAGAAAAGTATGACCCTTGATGGGCACAGTGAAATTCAGAGAAATGCGCCCACCATAATAAACTCTACTTTTCAGCGGCTACAGTTTTATGATTCGCGGATGAACTTTCTGGAAGGCCAGATCGCAGACGTAGTTGCAAACCCTGAAGAGATGCATGGCTCGGTAGAAGAGGCTGCCAGCAAACTGGCTATGCATAAAGAATATCGCGATTTATTTGCTGAAGCTTTTGATGAAGATAGTATTACCGCTAAGAACCTGCAAAGAGCCATCGCCGCCTACGTACGTTCTCTTAATGGCTTGAACGCGCCCTTTGATCAATACATGCGAGGTGATACCTCGGCAATGACAAAAGCTCAGATTCATGGGTTTAACCTGTTTATGGGCAAAGCTAAATGCGCTACCTGTCACTTTCTGCCACTATTTAACGGCACCGTACCTCCTGCCTATCTGGATACCGAATCTGAAGTTTTGGGTGTACCTGCTGAGAGTGACACGGCTAATGCGGTAGTAGACCCTGATTTGGGTAAGTATGAGATTTATGGTGGTGAGCTTTTAAAATTTGCCTTTAAAACTCCGACAGTACGCAATGCCGCACTTACTGCTCCTTATATGCATAATGGTGTGTATGCTACTCTGGAGGAGGTAATTGATTTTTATAATCGTGGAGGTGGTGCTGGTATTGGTATAGCCCTGGAACATCAGACTTTACCGCCAGACCCACTTAATCTGAGCCAGCAGGAGCAGCAAGATCTGGTAAGTTTCCTCCATGCACTGACCGATACGACAGGTTTAACTGCCCCACCTAAAGCTATTGTAGTTCCGCAAAACATCGCGCTCAAACGTTAA
- a CDS encoding class I SAM-dependent methyltransferase, translated as MKPPTEIQILQSWEENARRWNSLIEEDKLESRTLITNKAILHAIRNQRIQKVIDVGCGEGWLVRSLNRLGMQATGIDGSTSLVQLAKAKGGNFQHLSYQQLISGKQISGAPFELAVFNFSIFDKDGTDNLLNAIKQLLVKGGRIIIQSLHPEAVSKNSSGSWQKDVWQGLPGDFTQPYSWYLRSFNEWNQLFQNCHLQLLSTKEYSHPHTHKPLSVIFELA; from the coding sequence ATGAAACCTCCTACAGAAATACAGATACTACAAAGCTGGGAAGAAAATGCCCGGCGCTGGAATAGCCTCATTGAAGAAGATAAGCTGGAAAGTAGGACACTAATTACGAATAAAGCCATACTGCATGCTATCAGAAATCAGAGAATACAAAAAGTTATAGACGTAGGTTGCGGTGAAGGTTGGTTGGTAAGATCATTGAACAGGCTTGGCATGCAGGCTACTGGTATTGATGGTAGCACATCTCTTGTACAGCTGGCAAAAGCTAAAGGTGGAAATTTTCAGCATTTATCGTATCAGCAGCTAATAAGTGGTAAACAAATATCTGGCGCTCCTTTTGAGCTTGCGGTATTCAATTTTTCTATTTTTGACAAGGATGGAACCGATAATTTATTAAATGCCATAAAGCAACTCTTAGTTAAGGGAGGCAGAATTATAATACAAAGTTTACACCCTGAGGCAGTAAGCAAAAATAGCTCAGGTTCCTGGCAAAAAGATGTTTGGCAGGGTTTGCCGGGTGACTTTACCCAACCTTACTCCTGGTATTTAAGAAGTTTTAACGAATGGAATCAACTCTTTCAAAACTGCCATTTACAGCTATTGTCTACCAAAGAATACAGCCATCCTCATACCCATAAACCTTTGTCTGTTATTTTTGAGCTGGCTTAA